In the Streptomyces formicae genome, one interval contains:
- a CDS encoding helix-turn-helix domain-containing protein — MRQAREFTLGQRIRFYREQCGLSQKAMAELVGRGENWAYKVEHDQLPIDRISVLIKLAQVLHAEDLKDLSGGYVHGSATGPNTEHPHVPEIRQSLSLPSSLLPKYVGVVSADDFAASVTDAWTVYETQTNKRYVDVGRRLPGLLRAGHAALRDANGSDMESSTLRQLISLYGLFQIWLRRVREPTLARIAADRGLALAERASDPALLAAASWNLSCVLTSAGDVKDSVELARQTIASCKPGDDASAEHLSAYGALHLQAAVAAVRANQRTVAWDLYREAERISGRIGLDRNDWHACFGPTNVAMHGVHLAAEEGDATEALRLADNVERPESLALEVLPLERRTRYLIEVMNCNRIQRDDYATVYMLKKITAQSPEEVVFSPLVREAVTDLMKREKPTWRDDVRAVAQHIGMAA, encoded by the coding sequence ATGAGGCAAGCCAGGGAGTTCACCCTCGGTCAGCGCATCCGCTTCTACCGAGAACAATGCGGTCTGTCTCAGAAGGCGATGGCGGAACTCGTCGGTCGCGGCGAGAACTGGGCGTACAAGGTTGAGCATGATCAACTCCCCATCGACCGTATCTCCGTGCTCATCAAGCTCGCGCAGGTTCTCCACGCCGAAGACTTGAAGGACCTGTCCGGGGGCTACGTACACGGCTCCGCGACAGGGCCTAATACCGAGCACCCCCATGTGCCGGAGATCCGCCAATCGCTCTCGCTTCCGTCGTCCCTGCTGCCGAAGTACGTCGGTGTCGTGAGTGCTGACGACTTCGCGGCGTCCGTCACTGATGCCTGGACGGTGTACGAAACTCAGACGAATAAGCGGTACGTAGATGTAGGACGGCGGCTTCCGGGTCTGCTTCGCGCAGGGCACGCGGCATTGCGTGACGCCAATGGCTCGGACATGGAAAGTTCGACACTTCGGCAGCTCATCAGCCTCTACGGACTGTTCCAGATCTGGCTTCGCCGCGTCAGGGAGCCGACGCTCGCTCGTATTGCAGCTGACCGAGGGCTGGCGCTTGCGGAACGCGCCAGCGATCCGGCACTTCTCGCCGCGGCATCGTGGAACCTGTCGTGCGTGCTCACGTCGGCTGGTGACGTAAAGGACAGCGTGGAACTCGCGAGGCAGACGATCGCGAGCTGCAAGCCCGGCGATGACGCGTCCGCCGAGCACTTGTCGGCATACGGCGCCCTGCACCTCCAAGCCGCGGTAGCCGCGGTGCGTGCGAACCAAAGGACGGTGGCCTGGGATCTCTACCGGGAGGCGGAGCGCATCTCGGGTCGGATCGGACTTGATCGGAACGACTGGCACGCGTGCTTCGGTCCGACGAACGTCGCGATGCACGGCGTTCACCTGGCAGCTGAGGAAGGCGACGCGACCGAGGCGCTGCGGCTGGCGGACAACGTCGAGAGGCCGGAATCGCTGGCGCTGGAGGTTCTCCCACTGGAGCGCCGCACGCGGTACTTGATCGAGGTCATGAACTGCAACCGCATCCAACGCGACGACTACGCAACGGTGTACATGCTCAAGAAGATCACGGCCCAGTCGCCGGAGGAAGTCGTCTTCTCTCCACTGGTACGCGAGGCCGTCACCGATCTCATGAAGCGGGAGAAGCCGACATGGCGCGACGACGTGCGCGCTGTCGCGCAGCACATCGGCATGGCCGCATAG
- a CDS encoding SAM-dependent methyltransferase encodes MTKYEVEAVATVVGGHTRVQDDYQGGVQSRIRFNEAYPLETLQGIEEFSHLTVTWHFHLAQPEDVQLHARSPRGNTQWPATGTFVHRNHRRPNQLAVSYPRLLGVDGRDLVVTELDAVDGTPVLDVAPYFEQMGPRGPIHQPAWPGEMLATYWLDSSQRP; translated from the coding sequence GTGACGAAGTACGAGGTCGAAGCGGTCGCAACAGTCGTCGGTGGCCACACCCGCGTGCAAGACGATTACCAGGGCGGGGTCCAGTCGAGGATCCGATTCAACGAGGCATACCCCCTGGAAACCCTGCAGGGCATCGAGGAGTTCTCCCACCTGACGGTGACGTGGCACTTCCATCTGGCACAGCCCGAGGACGTGCAGCTCCACGCCCGCAGCCCGCGGGGCAATACCCAGTGGCCTGCGACTGGAACATTCGTCCACCGAAACCATCGGCGCCCCAACCAGTTGGCTGTCAGCTACCCGAGGCTGCTGGGTGTGGACGGCCGGGACCTCGTCGTCACCGAACTGGACGCTGTCGACGGAACTCCCGTCCTCGACGTCGCGCCGTACTTCGAGCAGATGGGTCCCCGAGGCCCGATCCATCAGCCAGCCTGGCCGGGCGAAATGCTCGCCACCTACTGGCTCGACTCCTCGCAGCGCCCGTAA
- a CDS encoding HAD-IA family hydrolase: protein MSYRGLILDFGGVLTTRMRLNGEAFERSEGLTPGAYFHALEEHPDGVRVYADLEVGRATQEEWNHVIGGILGIDPTDLMRRALANLRPEPAIVAAAERARSAGIKVALLSNSFGLEPFNPYKQLGMYQDFDAVVLSEVERVRKPSAAIYQRTLAALDLTGPECVFVDDHAKNLPPAEALGITTIHHTDAAVTAARLDELLFQSATRTATQ from the coding sequence TTGTCCTACCGTGGATTGATCCTTGACTTCGGCGGTGTCCTCACCACCCGGATGCGCCTCAACGGAGAAGCCTTCGAGAGGTCGGAAGGGCTCACGCCGGGGGCCTACTTCCACGCCCTCGAAGAGCACCCCGATGGAGTACGCGTGTACGCCGACCTTGAAGTAGGCAGGGCGACCCAGGAGGAGTGGAACCACGTCATCGGAGGGATTCTCGGCATCGACCCGACCGACCTGATGCGACGGGCCTTGGCCAACCTCCGCCCGGAGCCCGCAATAGTCGCCGCCGCGGAGCGCGCCCGTTCGGCGGGGATCAAGGTCGCCCTGTTGTCGAACAGCTTCGGCCTTGAACCCTTCAACCCCTACAAGCAACTGGGGATGTACCAAGACTTCGACGCCGTGGTCCTCTCTGAAGTCGAGCGCGTCCGTAAGCCGTCTGCGGCCATCTATCAACGAACCCTGGCTGCCCTCGACCTGACCGGCCCCGAGTGCGTCTTCGTGGACGACCACGCGAAGAATCTGCCGCCCGCCGAAGCCCTGGGAATCACCACCATCCACCACACCGACGCCGCCGTCACGGCGGCTCGGCTCGATGAGCTGCTGTTCCAATCGGCCACGCGGACGGCCACACAGTGA
- a CDS encoding ABC transporter substrate-binding protein, with protein sequence MAACLVILATTTWLIADANEESHTNPKGVGIPRSVALDAEVRKVPERIIKRGAMIVGTDLRYAPMEFVRDGKATGLDIDIARALGEKMGVEVDFANEPFETLTIRLFTDDVDLVMSSMADTPQRQKQVDFVDYLSVGVSILTKRGNPHHLKSLDDLCGKTVTLSRGTTAHDVVDKLQKGSCKNGIDVVPQAGNAEALALVRAGRADAYLSDQPLASYNAKAVGGGQELEVVGQQADPHPWGIAVTKGSLELRDALVRALALIIVDGEYQRILTKWGSEQGAVKRPVINGG encoded by the coding sequence GTGGCGGCATGCCTTGTAATTCTGGCGACTACCACCTGGCTCATCGCCGACGCCAACGAGGAGTCTCACACCAACCCGAAGGGAGTGGGAATCCCCCGGAGTGTCGCGTTGGACGCCGAGGTGAGAAAGGTGCCGGAGCGTATCATTAAGAGGGGCGCGATGATAGTAGGAACAGACCTGCGGTATGCGCCTATGGAGTTCGTCAGAGACGGAAAGGCAACTGGCCTCGACATTGACATCGCACGGGCCCTGGGCGAAAAAATGGGTGTCGAAGTCGACTTCGCGAACGAGCCGTTCGAAACGTTGACGATTCGCTTGTTTACCGATGACGTCGACCTGGTGATGTCATCCATGGCGGACACTCCGCAGCGACAGAAGCAGGTCGATTTCGTCGACTATCTTTCCGTCGGCGTCTCGATCCTGACGAAGCGGGGCAATCCGCATCACCTCAAGTCGCTAGACGATCTATGCGGAAAGACTGTCACCCTGTCTCGTGGCACCACGGCGCATGATGTCGTGGACAAGCTCCAGAAGGGGAGTTGCAAGAACGGCATCGACGTTGTCCCCCAGGCAGGGAATGCGGAAGCGTTGGCTCTGGTCCGTGCGGGGCGAGCTGATGCCTACCTGAGCGACCAACCACTCGCCAGTTACAACGCCAAGGCCGTCGGTGGCGGTCAGGAACTCGAAGTCGTCGGCCAACAGGCTGACCCCCACCCGTGGGGCATCGCTGTGACTAAGGGATCGCTAGAGCTGCGCGACGCGCTTGTCCGAGCGCTCGCCCTGATCATTGTGGATGGCGAGTACCAGCGAATCCTGACGAAGTGGGGCAGTGAGCAGGGGGCGGTCAAGCGCCCGGTGATAAACGGCGGTTAG
- a CDS encoding TetR/AcrR family transcriptional regulator, with amino-acid sequence MPRWESDAQGRLERAALELFETQGFERTSVAQIAGAAGLKERSFYRYFPDKREVLFAGNELEAHLVAQVEAADPGLTPIEALLTALGTAEENFRPRELLLRRGRVIAANPALAERDLIKLAGIADALAPALERRGVEPGKARFIIDVVLAIHRRAMPRWLAEPDTTLAQLMTQAAAELREVVAPPAPTIR; translated from the coding sequence ATGCCGCGATGGGAATCCGACGCACAGGGACGACTCGAACGCGCGGCGCTCGAGCTGTTCGAGACACAGGGGTTCGAGCGCACCTCGGTCGCGCAGATCGCAGGCGCCGCCGGTCTGAAGGAGCGCTCCTTCTACCGCTACTTCCCCGACAAGCGGGAAGTCCTCTTCGCCGGCAACGAACTCGAGGCCCACCTCGTCGCCCAGGTCGAAGCGGCCGACCCGGGCCTTACCCCGATCGAGGCGCTGCTGACCGCGCTGGGAACCGCCGAGGAGAACTTCCGCCCGCGCGAGTTGCTGCTGCGCCGAGGACGAGTGATCGCCGCCAACCCCGCACTGGCCGAGCGCGATCTGATCAAGCTCGCAGGCATCGCCGACGCGCTGGCACCGGCGCTCGAGCGCCGCGGCGTCGAGCCCGGAAAAGCACGCTTCATCATCGACGTGGTGCTGGCGATCCACCGGCGCGCCATGCCCCGCTGGCTAGCCGAGCCGGACACCACCCTCGCTCAGCTCATGACCCAGGCCGCCGCCGAGCTGCGCGAAGTGGTCGCACCGCCAGCTCCAACAATCCGCTGA
- a CDS encoding NADP-dependent oxidoreductase — protein sequence MKALQFDRFGSPDVIVLRDVPQPEPGPGQIRIAVRACGLTPADWHVVDGLLADHLPPLPRGFGLEVAGTVDALGEGVTGVRIGDRVFGPAAFDGPTAGAAEYALMPAWARIPEGVTAEQAAALPMAAETAWRALDDLGVQPGELLLVHGAGTTVGEAAVRFALHRGIRVIATAGPTRAGALEEIGAQVTAYGEGMAERVSELTPGPVDRALDTTPTGGRIDRADQPSPAGGSLPTLIELTGDPDRVLTVSDFAAAAELGVRITTEIRYDQMNEFARLAGEGILVVPVARTYTLDQILEAAKLSQSRRPGGKLMLVL from the coding sequence ATGAAGGCTCTGCAATTCGACCGGTTCGGTTCCCCGGACGTGATCGTGCTCCGCGATGTCCCACAGCCGGAGCCGGGGCCCGGACAGATCCGGATCGCTGTGCGGGCGTGCGGCCTGACACCGGCCGACTGGCACGTCGTCGACGGTCTCCTCGCCGACCATCTGCCGCCGCTGCCGCGCGGGTTCGGCCTCGAGGTCGCGGGCACCGTCGACGCGCTCGGCGAGGGCGTCACCGGCGTCCGGATCGGCGACCGCGTGTTCGGCCCGGCCGCCTTCGACGGCCCGACGGCCGGCGCCGCCGAGTACGCGCTGATGCCGGCCTGGGCTCGCATTCCCGAGGGCGTAACCGCCGAGCAGGCCGCCGCACTGCCGATGGCGGCCGAGACGGCGTGGCGCGCGCTCGACGACCTCGGCGTTCAGCCGGGTGAGCTGCTGCTCGTCCACGGCGCGGGCACCACTGTGGGCGAGGCGGCGGTGCGCTTCGCGCTGCACCGGGGTATTCGGGTGATCGCCACCGCCGGGCCGACTCGGGCAGGCGCCCTGGAAGAGATCGGCGCCCAGGTGACCGCCTACGGCGAGGGCATGGCCGAACGCGTCAGCGAACTGACCCCAGGTCCCGTGGACCGCGCCCTGGACACCACGCCGACCGGGGGCCGGATCGACCGCGCCGACCAGCCCAGCCCGGCCGGCGGCTCGCTACCGACCCTGATCGAGCTGACCGGGGACCCCGACCGTGTCCTCACCGTCTCCGACTTCGCCGCCGCAGCCGAACTGGGCGTCCGGATCACCACCGAGATCCGCTACGACCAGATGAACGAGTTCGCCAGGCTCGCCGGCGAAGGCATCCTGGTCGTACCGGTCGCCCGCACCTACACCCTCGACCAGATCCTGGAAGCGGCCAAGCTCAGCCAATCCCGCCGCCCCGGCGGCAAGCTCATGCTCGTCCTGTGA